A single window of bacterium DNA harbors:
- a CDS encoding VOC family protein, protein MKLNHIDLQVADVDAAREFFEKHFGLRCTDRRADRTCF, encoded by the coding sequence ATGAAACTGAACCATATCGACCTTCAAGTCGCAGACGTCGACGCCGCACGGGAGTTCTTCGAAAAGCACTTCGGTCTGCGCTGTACCGACCGGCGGGCGGACCGAACCTGTTTTTGA
- a CDS encoding thiamine pyrophosphate-binding protein, whose amino-acid sequence MTGNEILARALKDHGVDVIFFLMGGPMIDCENACSQREIRMIDVRHEQAAAMMANAYSRLRRRPAVCMACSGPGATNLVTGLANAFVDSAPVVAIGGSTPVSQSGMGAFQETDQVAVFRPITRWAERCYDPRRIPEFVDAAFRHAFGARPGPVYLDMPGDVLYREVPDDHVRWTSAPDDRRRPLGDPALVDRAVAMIAASERPVVISGSGVLWAEAEDELRALVEQARIPFYTTPQGRGVIPEDHPLCFLGARGTAWRDADLVVLVGTRQNYVIGYARPPRMNPQAKLIQIDIDPAEIGRNRRVDAGIAGDARAVLAQLVAAGGGRFHPERRAAWISSLAGEDEEKRAEQEERMAAGGRPIHPLRLCKEVRDFLPRDAVLCVDGQEILNYARSAIPFYAPHSLNSGPYGCMGVGLPFGLGAKAAMPEALVVVLHGDGSFGLNAMELDTALRHRLPVICVISNNGGWTAIDRPKTGRNLGFTRYDLMFGAIGCHAEYVEDPEQIRPALERAAASGRPAIVNVITDPTARAQTARYADYST is encoded by the coding sequence ATGACGGGCAACGAGATTCTCGCGCGCGCGCTCAAGGATCACGGCGTCGACGTGATCTTCTTCCTGATGGGCGGTCCCATGATCGACTGCGAGAACGCCTGCAGCCAGCGGGAGATCCGGATGATCGACGTCCGGCACGAGCAGGCGGCCGCGATGATGGCGAACGCCTACAGCCGGCTGCGCCGGCGGCCCGCGGTGTGCATGGCGTGCAGCGGTCCCGGCGCGACCAACCTCGTGACCGGACTGGCCAACGCGTTCGTGGATTCGGCGCCGGTCGTCGCGATCGGCGGCTCCACCCCGGTCTCGCAGTCCGGGATGGGCGCCTTTCAGGAAACGGATCAGGTCGCGGTATTCCGGCCGATCACCCGCTGGGCGGAGCGGTGCTACGATCCGCGGCGGATCCCCGAGTTCGTGGATGCGGCCTTCCGCCACGCGTTCGGCGCCCGGCCGGGACCGGTCTACCTCGATATGCCGGGAGACGTCCTCTATCGCGAGGTCCCGGACGATCACGTGCGGTGGACCTCGGCGCCGGACGATCGCCGCCGCCCGCTGGGAGATCCGGCACTGGTCGACCGCGCGGTCGCGATGATCGCCGCGTCCGAGCGGCCCGTTGTGATCAGCGGCAGCGGCGTGCTCTGGGCCGAGGCCGAGGATGAACTGCGCGCGCTCGTGGAGCAGGCGCGCATTCCCTTCTACACCACCCCCCAGGGCCGCGGCGTCATCCCGGAGGACCACCCGCTGTGCTTCCTCGGCGCGCGGGGCACCGCCTGGCGGGACGCGGACCTCGTCGTACTCGTGGGCACCCGCCAGAACTACGTCATCGGCTACGCGCGGCCACCCCGCATGAACCCGCAGGCGAAGCTGATTCAGATCGACATCGACCCCGCCGAGATCGGCCGCAACCGCCGCGTGGACGCCGGGATCGCGGGCGACGCCCGGGCCGTGCTCGCGCAGCTCGTGGCGGCGGGCGGCGGCCGCTTCCACCCGGAGCGGCGCGCCGCCTGGATTTCGTCCCTTGCCGGCGAGGACGAAGAGAAACGCGCCGAGCAGGAAGAGCGGATGGCCGCCGGCGGCCGGCCGATCCACCCGCTCCGGCTGTGCAAAGAGGTCCGCGACTTCCTCCCGCGCGACGCGGTGCTCTGCGTCGACGGTCAGGAGATTTTGAATTACGCGCGCAGCGCGATCCCCTTCTACGCGCCGCACAGCCTCAACTCCGGCCCGTACGGCTGCATGGGCGTCGGCCTGCCGTTCGGGCTGGGGGCAAAGGCCGCGATGCCCGAGGCGCTCGTGGTGGTGCTCCACGGCGACGGCTCGTTCGGCCTCAACGCGATGGAACTGGACACGGCCCTCCGGCACCGCCTGCCGGTCATCTGCGTGATCTCGAACAACGGGGGCTGGACCGCCATCGACCGGCCCAAGACCGGCCGCAACCTCGGTTTCACCCGCTACGACCTGATGTTCGGCGCGATCGGCTGCCACGCCGAGTACGTCGAAGATCCCGAGCAGATCCGGCCGGCGCTCGAGCGCGCGGCGGCGAGCGGCAGGCCCGCGATCGTCAACGTGATTACGGATCCGACCGCCCGCGCCCAGACCGCGCGCTACGCCGACTACTCGACGTAA
- a CDS encoding trypsin-like peptidase domain-containing protein, with translation MSASLTTFSDALAGVAETAGPAVVRVSGGRRPSSGVVWSADGVILTTEHAVRRDDEIVVTLSDGRELAATLVGRDPGTDLALLRVQAGGLPVPGWRETEGLKVGQVVLALGRPGRTIRARLGILSAVGQEWRVPGGGRIDRYVEPDIEPAFGFSGGPLLDAEGRAIGLNTAGLRRGLVLTIPTATLRRVAGDLLAHGRVRRGYLGIAAQTVPVPAALEQAVNQRAGLLVHAVEQGSPAERAGMLIGDLVFSIGGRPVYRADELMGLLTEDRIGATESVRFVRAGKVQEVQVTIGDRPAAA, from the coding sequence GTGAGCGCTTCACTGACAACGTTTTCCGACGCGCTGGCCGGCGTCGCCGAGACGGCCGGGCCGGCGGTGGTGCGCGTCTCGGGGGGACGCCGGCCATCCAGCGGCGTCGTTTGGTCCGCGGACGGGGTGATTCTGACCACGGAGCACGCCGTGCGGCGTGACGACGAGATCGTGGTGACGCTGAGCGACGGCCGCGAACTCGCCGCCACCCTGGTGGGGCGGGATCCCGGTACGGACCTCGCGCTGCTGAGAGTTCAGGCAGGCGGGTTACCGGTGCCGGGATGGCGGGAGACGGAGGGCCTGAAGGTCGGACAGGTGGTCCTGGCCCTCGGCCGTCCGGGGCGTACGATCCGGGCCCGGCTTGGGATACTGAGCGCGGTCGGACAAGAGTGGCGGGTGCCCGGCGGCGGCCGCATCGACCGGTACGTCGAACCGGACATCGAGCCGGCCTTCGGGTTCTCCGGGGGGCCGCTTCTCGACGCCGAGGGGCGGGCCATCGGACTGAATACCGCGGGGCTCCGCCGCGGGCTCGTGCTCACCATCCCGACGGCCACGCTCCGCCGCGTTGCCGGCGATCTCCTGGCGCACGGCCGCGTGAGACGAGGATACCTCGGCATTGCCGCGCAAACAGTGCCTGTCCCCGCGGCGCTGGAGCAGGCGGTCAACCAGCGCGCGGGCCTCTTGGTGCACGCGGTGGAGCAGGGGAGCCCGGCGGAGCGTGCGGGCATGTTGATCGGCGATCTGGTGTTCTCGATCGGCGGACGGCCGGTATACCGGGCCGACGAGCTGATGGGACTGCTGACGGAGGACCGGATCGGCGCGACGGAGAGCGTCCGGTTCGTGCGCGCCGGCAAGGTGCAAGAGGTCCAGGTCACGATCGGCGATCGGCCCGCGGCCGCCTGA
- a CDS encoding cupredoxin domain-containing protein — translation MRTFMRAVSIWGRRRLFQLRAVGTGEIVALAVVAVVLVVGPASVFAYGRWMDRHVAVVHARQWQYAPNVLHATAGVPLRIRLESDDVVHGFKVIGLDAQVTQLIPGKSMELTVTAPKPGTYLYMCTTYCGLKHAMMFGKLIVTAP, via the coding sequence ATGCGAACCTTCATGAGGGCGGTATCGATCTGGGGACGGCGGAGGCTGTTCCAGCTCCGCGCGGTCGGAACCGGCGAGATCGTCGCGCTGGCCGTCGTGGCGGTGGTCCTCGTGGTGGGCCCGGCGAGCGTCTTCGCGTACGGGCGGTGGATGGACCGGCACGTCGCCGTGGTGCACGCGCGGCAGTGGCAGTACGCGCCCAATGTGCTGCACGCGACGGCCGGGGTGCCGCTGCGGATCCGGCTGGAGTCGGACGACGTCGTGCACGGATTCAAGGTCATCGGGCTGGACGCCCAGGTGACCCAGCTGATTCCCGGGAAATCAATGGAGTTGACCGTGACGGCGCCGAAGCCCGGTACCTACCTCTACATGTGCACGACCTACTGCGGGTTGAAGCACGCCATGATGTTCGGCAAGCTCATCGTGACGGCTCCGTAG
- the fdrA gene encoding acyl-CoA synthetase FdrA → MIVRGTVRPSAYHDSAALMRVQQALRGFPGIDEAGVVMATPANLDLLRQAGLDPENLTAPGGGAIPARAIVSNDLVVMVRGPGPAEVEAALGAVDELLARRPDAGASEGSYRPHSVATAARQLAGANLALVSVPGRFAAGVAREALGAGLHVMLFSDNVPLQDEVDLKGAAVEGDRLVMGPDCGTAILGGAALGFANRVRRGAVGLVGASGTGIQEVAALIHRLGGGISHALGTGGRDLSTEVGGTTTRQSLAMLGRDPETRLIVLVSKPPAAAVAAALLEQAASLGKPVIVIFTGAAATAPAVSGRSLRPVRTLEDAARLAAASGGGAALLADDRPALDRIAARARDTARTLASTQQYLRGLMSGGTLCAEAVVLLEGTLRPLFTNVAATRARRHEGAGPGHGHTILDLGDDLFTVGRLHPMLDMTLRAARLRQEAADPEVAVVLLDVVLGFGVHPDPAGALAPVIADARAAARSAGRHLAVVASVCGTDDDPQQRTRQVARLESAGVFVEESNARAALLAGAIAGRVFDPGAIAAMLTGAGRADVEGTPRDRTTAPAANGRRPVRSPASDAAGALLAGPPRVVNVGLGVFAESLRDQGVPVIDVEWQPPAGGDAALLELLERLT, encoded by the coding sequence ATGATCGTACGCGGTACGGTGCGGCCGAGCGCGTATCACGATTCCGCGGCGCTGATGCGCGTGCAGCAGGCGCTGCGCGGGTTCCCCGGCATCGACGAGGCAGGCGTCGTCATGGCGACGCCCGCGAATCTGGACCTGCTCCGCCAGGCCGGGCTCGATCCGGAGAACCTCACGGCACCCGGCGGCGGCGCAATCCCGGCGCGAGCGATCGTGTCGAACGATCTCGTGGTGATGGTGCGCGGCCCCGGCCCGGCGGAAGTCGAGGCGGCGCTCGGCGCGGTGGATGAACTGCTGGCGCGCCGTCCGGATGCCGGCGCATCCGAGGGTTCGTACCGGCCGCATTCGGTGGCGACGGCCGCGCGGCAGCTCGCGGGCGCGAATCTCGCGCTCGTCTCGGTGCCGGGCCGCTTCGCCGCCGGCGTGGCACGGGAAGCCCTCGGCGCGGGCCTGCACGTCATGCTGTTCAGCGACAACGTCCCGCTCCAGGATGAGGTCGACCTCAAAGGCGCCGCGGTGGAGGGCGACCGCCTCGTGATGGGACCGGACTGCGGCACGGCGATCCTGGGCGGGGCGGCCCTCGGCTTCGCCAATCGGGTGCGGCGCGGCGCGGTCGGCTTGGTGGGAGCGTCCGGGACCGGCATTCAGGAGGTCGCGGCGCTCATCCACCGGCTCGGCGGCGGCATCTCCCACGCGCTCGGCACCGGTGGGCGAGATCTTTCGACGGAAGTCGGCGGGACCACCACGCGGCAGTCCCTCGCGATGCTCGGGCGCGATCCCGAGACGCGCCTGATCGTGCTCGTGTCGAAGCCGCCGGCCGCGGCGGTCGCGGCGGCACTGCTCGAGCAGGCCGCGTCGCTCGGCAAACCCGTCATCGTGATCTTCACCGGGGCGGCGGCGACAGCGCCGGCGGTGTCCGGGAGGAGTCTCCGGCCGGTCCGCACCCTCGAGGACGCGGCGCGCCTGGCCGCGGCGTCAGGCGGCGGCGCCGCCTTGCTTGCGGACGATCGTCCGGCGCTGGACCGCATCGCCGCAAGGGCGCGCGACACAGCGCGGACGCTCGCGTCCACTCAGCAGTATCTGCGCGGACTCATGAGCGGGGGGACGCTGTGCGCCGAGGCCGTCGTGCTGCTCGAGGGGACGCTCAGGCCGCTGTTTACGAATGTAGCGGCCACCCGGGCCCGGCGCCATGAGGGCGCCGGGCCCGGACACGGCCACACGATCCTCGACCTCGGCGACGATCTGTTCACGGTCGGCCGTCTGCATCCGATGCTCGACATGACGCTGCGCGCGGCGCGCCTCAGGCAGGAGGCCGCGGATCCCGAGGTCGCCGTGGTGCTGCTCGACGTCGTGCTCGGGTTCGGCGTCCACCCCGATCCCGCGGGCGCGCTCGCGCCGGTGATCGCGGACGCCCGGGCGGCCGCGCGTTCCGCGGGCCGGCACCTCGCCGTTGTCGCGTCGGTCTGCGGGACCGACGACGATCCGCAGCAGCGAACGCGCCAGGTCGCGCGGCTCGAGTCGGCGGGGGTATTCGTGGAAGAGAGCAACGCGCGCGCCGCGCTCCTCGCCGGCGCCATCGCCGGCCGCGTATTTGACCCCGGCGCGATCGCCGCGATGCTGACCGGAGCAGGGCGGGCGGACGTAGAGGGAACTCCGCGCGATCGGACCACCGCGCCCGCCGCGAACGGGCGCCGCCCCGTCCGTTCTCCGGCGTCCGATGCGGCGGGGGCACTCCTCGCGGGCCCGCCCCGCGTCGTCAACGTCGGGCTCGGCGTGTTCGCCGAGAGCCTTCGGGATCAGGGCGTGCCGGTGATCGATGTCGAGTGGCAGCCGCCGGCAGGCGGGGACGCCGCGCTGCTCGAGCTGCTGGAGCGGTTGACGTGA
- a CDS encoding histidine kinase: MAAATAVILAVFAVIAVRAVQESTSTVIQQRVQVATALAGRLAAMLGGYRHELEDLGWELSQETAPDRRAAVLENSAWSTRFAGLAIVRADGRVLWAQPAAWFGAMSPDLAAAVADASSGGAAALPSIPVAPNVHLTALTVPLADGDVLVGAVDLERLALTGAFDERAGRPADFEILDPSGTVRAAAVLADVGHASEHLPILAPLVRPGQTAIAFHNVPGRPHYVAYTPLPGYPGWAVNLEEPRDVVLSLPHALLNGLLALGAVIVGGMSTLAFFDTKGVLRPLARLRTAAEHIAGGNLDEAVGVERRDEVGVLAQAFEAMRVKLRTSHEEIAAWNRELEDRVANRTRELSAAHAHRRQLLERIVVAQEDERRRIARELHDEIGQGLSALVLQLSAAEDTLGPEAGEVRSRLETIRAQTSGMIEDVRRLMLDLRPAVLDDLGLIPAIRWCAESHLTPAGVDLRVTVSGLEEHDRLPRRLELVAFRLAQEAITNVVRHAEARHVAISLARVADALEIVVEDDGRGFAVEPLAVPNEGRGWGLAGMRERVALLGGTLSVTSRPQSGTRVFAAIPVEEA; the protein is encoded by the coding sequence GTGGCGGCGGCCACCGCCGTCATTCTGGCCGTCTTTGCCGTGATCGCGGTCCGCGCGGTCCAAGAAAGCACGTCGACCGTCATTCAGCAGCGGGTACAGGTCGCGACGGCGCTCGCCGGCCGGCTGGCGGCGATGCTCGGAGGCTACCGGCACGAACTCGAAGATCTCGGCTGGGAGCTCTCCCAGGAGACCGCCCCCGACCGGCGGGCCGCGGTTCTCGAGAACTCTGCGTGGTCGACCAGATTTGCCGGACTCGCGATCGTGCGCGCGGACGGCCGGGTGCTCTGGGCTCAACCGGCCGCGTGGTTCGGGGCGATGTCCCCGGATCTTGCCGCGGCGGTCGCGGACGCGTCGTCGGGCGGCGCCGCCGCGCTGCCTTCGATTCCGGTCGCGCCGAACGTTCATTTGACGGCGCTCACCGTCCCGCTCGCGGACGGCGACGTGCTCGTCGGCGCGGTCGACTTGGAACGCCTCGCGCTCACCGGCGCCTTCGACGAGCGCGCCGGACGGCCCGCCGACTTCGAGATCCTGGATCCGAGCGGCACCGTTCGCGCGGCGGCCGTGCTTGCGGACGTCGGGCACGCGAGCGAGCATCTGCCGATCCTCGCGCCGCTGGTCCGGCCGGGACAGACCGCCATCGCCTTCCACAACGTTCCGGGGCGCCCGCACTACGTCGCCTACACGCCGCTCCCCGGCTATCCCGGGTGGGCCGTCAACCTCGAGGAGCCGCGCGACGTCGTGCTCTCGCTGCCGCACGCGCTGCTGAACGGCCTGCTGGCCCTTGGCGCGGTCATCGTCGGGGGCATGTCCACGCTCGCCTTCTTTGACACCAAGGGCGTCCTGCGGCCGCTAGCGCGCCTCAGGACCGCCGCGGAGCATATCGCCGGCGGCAACCTCGACGAAGCCGTCGGCGTCGAGCGGCGGGACGAGGTCGGGGTCCTCGCCCAGGCCTTCGAAGCGATGCGCGTGAAACTGCGCACATCGCACGAAGAGATCGCGGCGTGGAACCGCGAACTGGAGGACCGGGTGGCCAACCGCACGCGGGAGCTCAGCGCCGCGCACGCCCACCGGCGCCAGCTGCTCGAGCGCATCGTGGTCGCGCAGGAGGACGAGCGCCGCCGGATCGCGCGGGAGCTGCACGACGAGATCGGCCAGGGACTGAGCGCCCTCGTGCTGCAGCTGAGCGCCGCCGAGGACACGCTGGGGCCGGAGGCGGGGGAAGTTCGTTCCCGGCTCGAGACGATCCGTGCCCAAACCTCCGGCATGATCGAGGACGTGCGGCGGCTCATGCTGGACCTTCGTCCGGCGGTGCTGGACGACCTCGGACTGATTCCCGCCATCCGCTGGTGCGCTGAATCGCACCTGACTCCCGCCGGCGTCGACCTGCGCGTCACGGTCTCCGGACTGGAAGAGCACGATCGCCTTCCCCGCCGGCTCGAGCTCGTGGCATTCCGCCTCGCGCAGGAGGCGATTACGAACGTGGTGCGGCATGCCGAAGCCCGGCACGTCGCCATCTCGCTGGCCCGCGTCGCGGACGCACTCGAAATCGTCGTCGAGGACGACGGCCGGGGCTTCGCCGTCGAGCCGCTCGCGGTGCCGAACGAAGGCCGCGGCTGGGGGCTGGCCGGGATGCGGGAGCGCGTCGCGCTGCTCGGCGGAACGCTGTCCGTGACGTCGCGGCCGCAGTCGGGGACGCGCGTCTTCGCCGCCATCCCGGTGGAAGAAGCCTGA
- a CDS encoding response regulator transcription factor translates to MPIRVLIADDHRIVRAGIRSFLESKQDIAVVGEAGTGEEALALARTLRPEVAVMDLNMPGMGGLEAIRRMKAEIGEVHVVALTMHGDQRFFLEALAAGAEAYVLKGADPAQLLEAVRAAAAGTAYLTPEQAKRMLTEYRRAGERGSEGSGPALTAREREVLTLIAQGLTGKAIAEQLGLSPNTVERHRTNIMNKLGLHNRAELVRFAIRERLIDSDPTSP, encoded by the coding sequence ATGCCCATTAGGGTGTTGATCGCGGACGACCACCGGATCGTCCGCGCCGGCATCCGATCGTTTCTGGAGAGCAAGCAGGACATCGCCGTGGTGGGCGAGGCCGGCACGGGAGAGGAAGCACTCGCGCTGGCACGGACCCTTCGGCCCGAGGTCGCGGTCATGGATCTCAACATGCCGGGGATGGGCGGCCTGGAGGCCATTCGCCGGATGAAGGCGGAGATCGGGGAGGTCCACGTCGTGGCGCTGACCATGCACGGGGACCAGCGATTCTTTCTCGAGGCGCTCGCCGCCGGCGCCGAAGCCTACGTTCTCAAAGGCGCCGACCCGGCGCAGCTGCTCGAGGCCGTGCGGGCCGCGGCGGCCGGAACGGCGTACCTCACGCCCGAGCAGGCGAAGCGCATGCTCACTGAGTACCGCCGCGCCGGGGAGCGCGGGAGCGAGGGGTCCGGTCCGGCCCTCACCGCGCGCGAGCGCGAAGTGCTCACCCTGATCGCACAGGGCCTAACCGGCAAGGCGATCGCCGAACAGCTCGGCCTGAGCCCCAATACCGTCGAGCGCCACCGCACCAACATCATGAACAAGCTCGGCCTGCACAACCGCGCGGAGCTCGTCCGCTTCGCGATCCGCGAGCGGCTGATCGACAGCGATCCGACGTCGCCGTAA
- a CDS encoding CoA transferase → MSEAGTALSGVRVVDLTQFEAGTSCTETLAWLGADVIKVEPPGRGEQGRAASTDVPGLDSYYFLLLNANKRSITLNLKTPDGCRLLGRLIERADVFVENFAPGIIERLGFGYDAVRRLNPRLIYAQVKGFAPDGPFGNYPAFDMIAQAAGGAMSLTGLPHEPPLKPGPTIGDTGAGLHLAIGILAALVQRQRTGTGQRVEVAMQEAVINYCRISFARQLLTGHAAERWGNQSQLGMTAPSGIYPCSPGGPNDYVFIYTTRAGNHQWERLLEVIGRQDLKGDPRFANPLQRAANAGPIDEAITAWTRQYTKREAMDRLGKAGVPAGATFDTLELTRDEHLNRREAIVSVDHPTRGALKMPGWPVKMEQSHVRVQAAPLLGQHNREVYTELLEMSDDELARLHEQGVI, encoded by the coding sequence ATGAGCGAGGCGGGAACGGCGCTGAGCGGCGTTCGGGTCGTCGACCTCACGCAGTTCGAGGCCGGCACCTCGTGCACCGAGACGCTCGCCTGGCTGGGCGCCGACGTCATCAAGGTCGAACCGCCCGGCCGGGGTGAGCAGGGTCGCGCCGCGTCGACCGACGTCCCCGGCCTCGACTCGTACTACTTTCTGCTCCTCAACGCCAACAAGCGCTCGATCACGCTCAACCTCAAGACCCCCGACGGCTGCCGCCTGCTGGGCCGCCTGATCGAGCGGGCGGACGTCTTCGTCGAGAACTTCGCGCCGGGCATCATCGAGCGTCTGGGGTTCGGGTACGACGCGGTCCGCCGCCTCAATCCGCGGCTCATCTATGCGCAGGTGAAGGGGTTCGCCCCTGACGGGCCGTTCGGCAACTATCCCGCGTTCGACATGATCGCGCAGGCGGCCGGCGGCGCGATGAGCCTCACCGGGCTGCCGCACGAGCCGCCGCTGAAGCCGGGGCCGACGATCGGCGACACCGGCGCCGGGCTGCACCTGGCGATCGGCATCCTCGCCGCGCTGGTCCAGCGGCAGCGCACCGGGACCGGGCAGCGCGTCGAGGTGGCGATGCAGGAGGCCGTCATCAATTATTGCCGGATCTCGTTCGCCCGGCAGCTGCTGACCGGCCACGCGGCGGAGCGGTGGGGCAATCAGAGTCAGCTCGGCATGACGGCGCCGAGCGGCATCTACCCGTGCAGCCCGGGTGGGCCCAACGACTACGTGTTCATCTACACCACGCGGGCCGGCAACCACCAGTGGGAACGCCTGCTCGAGGTGATCGGCCGTCAGGACCTCAAGGGTGACCCGCGATTCGCGAACCCGCTGCAGCGCGCCGCGAACGCCGGCCCGATCGACGAGGCCATCACCGCGTGGACACGCCAGTACACGAAGCGGGAGGCGATGGACCGCCTCGGCAAGGCCGGCGTCCCCGCCGGGGCGACGTTCGACACCCTGGAGTTGACGCGGGATGAGCATCTGAACCGCCGGGAGGCGATTGTGAGCGTCGACCATCCGACGAGGGGCGCACTCAAGATGCCGGGATGGCCGGTCAAGATGGAGCAGTCGCACGTCCGGGTGCAGGCGGCGCCGCTGCTCGGTCAGCACAACCGCGAGGTGTACACGGAGTTGCTGGAGATGAGCGACGACGAGCTGGCCCGGCTCCACGAGCAGGGCGTGATATGA
- a CDS encoding response regulator transcription factor codes for MVANPINLILVVDDPDARSELAARLAVHSECAVVGTLSSTDDLAAVAAAAEPDVIVWDLGDDPERALARLSEAQTPGLPILAIVEDDRDGVRALALGAAGLLSRAADAERLVLAARAALGGLLALDPSVAGIAGVSRGSHAGAPVETLTGREREVLMLMAEGLANKLIAGRLGISEHTAKFHVHTILGKLGTQSRTEAVVRAARLGLIAI; via the coding sequence ATGGTCGCGAACCCCATCAACCTTATTCTCGTCGTCGACGATCCCGACGCGCGGTCGGAACTGGCCGCGCGCCTGGCCGTGCATTCCGAGTGCGCCGTGGTCGGGACGCTGTCTTCGACCGACGACCTCGCGGCGGTCGCAGCGGCGGCAGAACCGGATGTCATCGTTTGGGATCTCGGCGACGACCCCGAGCGGGCACTCGCGCGCCTGTCCGAGGCGCAGACGCCGGGGCTGCCCATTCTCGCCATCGTCGAGGACGATCGCGACGGAGTCCGTGCGCTCGCGCTCGGCGCCGCGGGCCTGCTGTCGCGCGCGGCCGATGCGGAGCGGCTCGTCCTCGCCGCCCGGGCCGCCCTGGGAGGACTTCTTGCGCTCGATCCCTCTGTCGCCGGTATCGCAGGCGTATCACGGGGTTCCCACGCCGGCGCACCGGTCGAGACGCTCACCGGCCGCGAGCGGGAAGTCTTGATGTTGATGGCCGAGGGGCTGGCCAACAAACTGATCGCGGGGCGCCTCGGCATCTCGGAGCACACGGCGAAGTTCCACGTGCATACGATCCTCGGCAAGCTCGGCACGCAGAGCCGGACGGAGGCGGTGGTGCGCGCCGCCCGGCTGGGCCTTATCGCGATCTGA
- a CDS encoding DUF2269 family protein has translation MSAYLIVKWIHVLLTITALGANITYGVWFTLAGRDRQHLAFVLRGVRMLDNRIANPAYGLLLITGFAMTGMGHIPVATHWVLTSLILYVILVVIAAAGYTPTLRRGIQTLETGGPDSPEFKGSAARGRTLGILLILIAVIIVFMMVTKPGG, from the coding sequence ATGAGTGCCTACCTGATCGTGAAGTGGATTCACGTCCTCCTGACAATCACCGCGTTGGGCGCCAACATCACGTACGGGGTCTGGTTCACCCTCGCGGGGCGGGACCGGCAGCATCTCGCCTTCGTCCTGCGCGGCGTGCGAATGCTCGACAACCGGATCGCCAATCCGGCGTACGGGCTGCTGCTGATCACCGGATTCGCGATGACCGGCATGGGGCACATCCCGGTCGCCACGCACTGGGTCCTGACCAGCCTGATCCTCTATGTCATACTCGTTGTGATCGCCGCGGCCGGCTACACTCCGACGCTGCGGCGGGGCATACAGACGCTCGAGACCGGCGGCCCCGATTCGCCCGAGTTCAAGGGGAGCGCGGCCCGCGGCAGGACCCTCGGCATCCTGCTCATCCTCATCGCCGTGATTATTGTCTTCATGATGGTGACAAAGCCCGGCGGCTAA
- a CDS encoding NAD(P)-binding domain-containing protein produces the protein MNVGILGSGNVGQALGRAFLTLQHHVMLGSRDAENPKGIAWMKQSGARASHGTFAQAAQFGEIVVLATLGTATESAIRLAGPQHFAGKVVLDVTNPLDFSKGTPPVLAGGVGDSAGERNQRLLPDAHVVKVFNTVGSPLMFRPQLPGGPPSMFLCGNDAAAKKRAAEICKDFGWDVVDVGSIGAAHYLEAMCLVWVLAGASSNNWNLAFKLLRK, from the coding sequence ATGAACGTCGGCATCTTGGGCAGCGGCAATGTCGGCCAGGCCCTCGGCCGCGCGTTTCTGACGCTCCAGCATCACGTGATGCTCGGCTCGAGAGACGCCGAGAACCCCAAGGGAATCGCGTGGATGAAGCAGTCGGGCGCCCGCGCCTCTCACGGCACCTTCGCGCAGGCCGCGCAGTTCGGCGAGATCGTCGTTCTCGCGACGCTCGGGACGGCGACCGAGAGCGCGATTCGGCTCGCCGGTCCGCAGCACTTCGCGGGGAAGGTCGTCCTTGACGTGACCAACCCGCTGGATTTCTCGAAGGGGACGCCACCCGTGCTCGCCGGCGGGGTGGGAGACTCCGCCGGCGAGCGGAACCAGCGGCTCCTGCCGGACGCGCACGTGGTCAAGGTTTTCAACACCGTCGGAAGCCCCTTGATGTTTCGCCCGCAGCTGCCCGGCGGGCCGCCGAGTATGTTTCTCTGCGGCAACGACGCCGCGGCGAAGAAGAGGGCCGCGGAGATCTGCAAAGACTTTGGCTGGGACGTGGTCGACGTGGGCTCGATCGGGGCTGCGCATTACCTGGAAGCGATGTGTCTCGTGTGGGTGCTCGCGGGGGCCAGCTCCAACAACTGGAATCTAGCGTTCAAGCTGCTGCGCAAGTAG